In a genomic window of Flavobacterium crassostreae:
- a CDS encoding HepT-like ribonuclease domain-containing protein translates to MDNNIKTWLYDILSSINEIESYYIDTPKIFEGYQNDLRTKRAVERNIEIIGEAMNRILKLDSEIVISNSRKIVDVRNRIIHGYDSVSDDVIWGIVIRNLPVLQKEVEELLGE, encoded by the coding sequence ATGGACAATAATATTAAAACTTGGCTTTATGATATTTTGAGCTCAATCAATGAAATAGAAAGTTATTATATTGATACTCCTAAAATATTTGAGGGTTATCAAAACGATTTAAGAACAAAAAGAGCGGTTGAAAGAAATATCGAAATAATTGGAGAAGCTATGAATCGAATTCTGAAACTTGATAGCGAAATTGTAATCTCGAACTCAAGAAAAATTGTCGATGTAAGAAATAGAATTATTCACGGTTATGATTCAGTTTCTGACGATGTAATTTGGGGAATAGTGATTAGAAATTTACCTGTTTTACAAAAAGAGGTAGAAGAATTACTGGGTGAATAA
- a CDS encoding IS30 family transposase — protein sequence MEKKYKRLSLEERIIIETLLKENRTENYIGKQLNRNRSTITREVNLWVRNPTDIYKADLAHWYALETNKNKRTQDKINSYAKLKIFVYRSLLKGTSPELMAGQIKLLYPNDPIMSISYESIYKHIYRSRQSTLGKKLIKLLPYHHHKRRDKRKFGKKRTRIKDQVSIDLRPIEIEKRLEAGHLEGDLMIGVGHKSAIGTIVDRKTRYVIIVPISNRKSKTVTHEFAKLLNKHPQYLRKTMTYDNGMEMANHKWLSEKTGMDIYFAHPYSSWERGTNKNTNGLIRRFLPKGTDFNTITTEELKRIENNLNNRPRKVLGFKTPNEMRNQEINKISNTQA from the coding sequence ATGGAAAAAAAGTACAAGCGATTATCCTTAGAAGAACGTATTATAATTGAGACATTACTTAAGGAAAATAGGACCGAAAACTACATTGGAAAGCAATTAAATCGAAATCGATCTACCATAACCCGAGAAGTAAATCTTTGGGTAAGAAACCCAACCGATATTTACAAGGCTGATTTAGCACATTGGTATGCTTTAGAAACCAATAAAAACAAAAGAACTCAAGACAAAATAAATTCATATGCTAAACTTAAGATATTCGTTTACAGAAGCTTATTAAAAGGAACGAGCCCTGAATTAATGGCTGGCCAAATCAAGTTATTATATCCAAATGACCCTATCATGTCTATTTCTTATGAATCTATATATAAGCATATTTATAGGTCTAGGCAGTCTACTTTAGGCAAAAAACTAATCAAACTTCTCCCCTATCATCATCACAAAAGACGAGACAAAAGAAAATTTGGTAAAAAAAGAACACGGATCAAAGACCAAGTCAGTATTGACCTAAGACCTATTGAAATTGAAAAACGTCTGGAAGCAGGGCACTTAGAAGGTGATTTGATGATTGGTGTCGGACACAAAAGTGCCATTGGAACCATCGTAGATAGAAAAACTAGATATGTTATTATTGTACCAATCAGCAACAGAAAATCAAAAACAGTAACTCATGAATTTGCAAAGCTGTTAAATAAACATCCTCAATACCTCAGAAAAACAATGACTTACGATAACGGAATGGAAATGGCTAATCATAAATGGCTCTCTGAAAAGACTGGAATGGATATTTATTTTGCACATCCTTACTCCTCATGGGAAAGAGGCACAAATAAAAATACTAATGGACTAATTAGAAGGTTTTTACCCAAAGGAACCGACTTTAACACAATAACTACTGAAGAGCTGAAACGAATAGAAAACAACCTAAATAACAGACCTAGAAAGGTTTTAGGTTTCAAAACACCTAATGAAATGAGGAACCAAGAAATTAATAAAATCAGTAACACACAGGCTTAA
- a CDS encoding nucleotidyltransferase family protein, with translation MNLIESHIKDILNLCKSHKVKSLYAFGSVLTDKFNSESDVDLIVDFQQLDVLDYGDNYYDLKFSLENIFKRSVDLLEEKAIKNPFFRKTINQKKQLIYGQ, from the coding sequence ATGAATTTAATTGAAAGTCATATAAAAGACATTTTAAACTTATGTAAATCACATAAAGTAAAATCATTGTATGCTTTTGGTTCAGTTTTAACTGATAAATTTAATTCTGAAAGCGACGTTGATTTAATCGTTGATTTCCAACAATTAGATGTTCTCGATTATGGAGATAATTATTATGATTTAAAATTTTCTTTAGAGAATATTTTTAAACGAAGTGTTGATTTACTTGAAGAAAAAGCAATTAAAAATCCTTTTTTTAGAAAAACTATAAATCAAAAAAAACAGTTGATTTATGGACAATAA
- a CDS encoding DUF4288 domain-containing protein, whose product MKEIEKISNEKGNWFIVEIIEKREPVERKKDNDLRRVVTWGNFHLIKAENPKLAYEKAVKIGKDAEIKFTNSDNIEMEYTFVGIADLIPIYDDNIEDGCEIMWTDYGSISNQKAEKFARTEKEILANIKLKNK is encoded by the coding sequence ATGAAAGAAATTGAGAAAATATCTAACGAAAAAGGAAATTGGTTTATTGTAGAAATTATTGAAAAACGTGAACCTGTTGAACGTAAAAAAGATAATGATTTACGCCGAGTTGTCACTTGGGGAAATTTTCATTTAATAAAAGCTGAAAATCCAAAGCTAGCCTATGAAAAAGCGGTTAAAATTGGAAAAGATGCAGAAATTAAATTTACTAACTCCGACAATATTGAAATGGAATATACTTTTGTTGGAATTGCAGATTTAATTCCAATCTATGACGATAATATTGAAGATGGATGCGAAATAATGTGGACAGATTATGGATCGATAAGTAATCAAAAAGCTGAAAAATTCGCACGTACTGAAAAAGAAATTTTAGCAAATATTAAACTGAAAAACAAATAA
- a CDS encoding IS3 family transposase: MVSKRNSEKEEKAFKIKWIYESIGISKQAYYQRIESYKIKEIRNNIVIDLVLEIRERMPGTGTRKLLDHLKEKFVQHNIKMGRDALFDLLRVRGLFIKRTKRFHITTDSKHYFYKSPNLLYNLAITHAEQVFVADITYVKTDAGHAYLALVTDAYSRKIMGWSLENNMRVEMVKNALNMAYKNCIFNHKNIIHHSDRGIQYCCPDHSEFAENKGFILSTTQKYDPYENAIAERINGILKYEFGLKKTIKSIQIAKAMTKEAVEIYNNERTHWSLDLKTPQSVHLQYNKQKNKSYKKTKKIAI, from the coding sequence TTGGTTAGCAAACGAAATTCAGAAAAAGAAGAAAAAGCTTTTAAAATAAAATGGATTTACGAATCAATCGGGATTAGTAAACAAGCTTATTATCAAAGAATTGAATCCTATAAAATCAAAGAAATACGCAATAACATTGTGATTGATTTGGTCTTGGAAATACGCGAAAGAATGCCAGGAACAGGAACAAGAAAACTCTTAGATCATTTAAAAGAAAAGTTTGTTCAACATAACATAAAAATGGGCAGAGATGCGCTGTTTGATTTGCTCAGAGTTAGAGGTTTATTCATAAAGAGAACCAAACGTTTTCACATCACAACGGACTCTAAACACTATTTTTACAAGTCTCCTAACCTACTCTATAACTTAGCAATAACACACGCTGAACAAGTTTTTGTTGCAGATATAACTTATGTAAAAACCGATGCAGGACACGCTTATTTAGCCTTGGTAACAGATGCCTATTCTCGAAAAATAATGGGTTGGTCATTAGAGAACAATATGCGGGTAGAAATGGTTAAAAACGCACTTAATATGGCTTATAAAAATTGTATTTTTAACCATAAAAACATAATTCATCATAGCGATAGAGGCATACAATATTGCTGTCCAGACCATAGTGAATTTGCTGAAAACAAGGGGTTTATATTAAGTACAACGCAAAAATATGACCCTTACGAAAATGCAATTGCAGAGCGTATTAACGGAATTTTAAAATATGAATTTGGACTAAAAAAAACAATTAAATCCATTCAAATAGCAAAAGCAATGACCAAAGAAGCTGTAGAAATTTACAATAACGAAAGAACTCATTGGAGTTTAGACTTAAAAACACCACAATCTGTTCATTTACAATACAATAAACAGAAAAATAAATCTTATAAAAAGACAAAAAAAATTGCTATTTAA
- a CDS encoding immunity protein Imm33 domain-containing protein: protein MNIERKELIELCDKFLNREITKSELEFYAFNAIMSDEFDWDDDDNVISETIFDWDNEIINFPINEVNMKLWKKRLETNVDELLEHNNWNVHIEKQKDICEKYKSKWKPISRNLKVGISENLNLEKLNGLRHKTEKGKVCWYIWSGDYSENDDFFKPICAEHLLQRNPKIIKYLGLDDGFRFLITESGYEDVWFDENLLKS from the coding sequence ATGAATATTGAAAGAAAAGAATTAATCGAACTTTGTGATAAATTTCTAAATAGGGAAATTACGAAATCCGAATTGGAATTCTACGCTTTTAATGCGATTATGTCTGACGAATTCGATTGGGACGATGACGATAATGTAATTTCTGAAACAATATTTGATTGGGATAACGAAATAATTAATTTTCCAATAAACGAAGTTAATATGAAACTTTGGAAAAAGCGATTAGAAACTAATGTTGACGAATTATTAGAACATAATAATTGGAATGTTCACATAGAAAAGCAGAAAGATATTTGTGAAAAGTACAAATCGAAATGGAAACCAATTAGCCGAAACTTGAAAGTTGGAATATCTGAAAACTTAAATCTTGAAAAACTGAACGGATTAAGACATAAAACAGAAAAAGGAAAAGTTTGTTGGTATATTTGGAGCGGAGATTATTCCGAAAACGACGATTTTTTTAAACCAATTTGTGCTGAACATTTACTGCAAAGAAATCCAAAAATAATAAAATATTTAGGATTAGATGATGGATTTAGATTCTTAATAACAGAAAGTGGATATGAAGATGTTTGGTTTGACGAAAATTTATTAAAATCATAA
- a CDS encoding helix-turn-helix domain-containing protein, with product METPENQPVRRRNGKQVSFEYKLSVIQQINNGQISLNYASKKYAISKSTIEYWMKKLTNYEQTNKSISKDDEIRLLKNKIEDLEGIKAFQQEVIIEFESVTGEELSKKYLPDWLANEIQKKKKKLLK from the coding sequence ATGGAAACACCCGAAAATCAGCCCGTCCGAAGAAGAAACGGAAAACAAGTAAGTTTTGAATACAAACTTTCTGTAATTCAACAAATCAATAATGGACAAATTTCTTTAAATTACGCTTCTAAAAAATACGCTATTTCAAAAAGCACAATCGAATACTGGATGAAGAAACTAACCAATTACGAGCAAACCAATAAATCTATAAGTAAAGACGATGAAATTCGTTTGCTAAAAAATAAAATAGAAGATTTAGAGGGAATTAAAGCATTTCAACAAGAGGTAATCATTGAATTTGAGTCTGTTACTGGGGAGGAACTTTCAAAAAAGTACTTGCCCGATTGGTTAGCAAACGAAATTCAGAAAAAGAAGAAAAAGCTTTTAAAATAA